A region from the Rhinoderma darwinii isolate aRhiDar2 chromosome 2, aRhiDar2.hap1, whole genome shotgun sequence genome encodes:
- the MAB21L1 gene encoding putative nucleotidyltransferase MAB21L1, with protein MIAAQAKLVYHLNKYYNEKCQARKAAIAKTIREVCKVVSDVLKEVEVQEPRFISSLNEMDNRYEGLEVISPTEFEVVLYLNQMGVFNFVDDGSLPGCAVLKLSDGRKRSMSLWVEFITASGYLSARKIRSRFQTLVAQAVDKCSYRDVVKMVADTSEVKLRIRDRYVVQITPAFKCTGIWPRSAAHWPLPHIPWPGPNRVAEVKAEGFNLLSKECHTLAGKQSSAESDAWVLQFAEAENRLQLGGCRKKCLSVLKTLRDRHLELPGQPLNNYNMKTLVSYECEKHPRESDWDESCLGDRLNGILLQLISCLQCRRCPHYFLPTLDLFQGKPHSSLENAAKQTWRLAREILTNPKSLEKL; from the coding sequence ATGATCGCTGCCCAGGCCAAGCTGGTGTACCACCTCAACAAGTATTACAATGAGAAGTGCCAAGCCAGGAAGGCTGCAATCGCCAAGACCATCCGGGAGGTGTGCAAGGTGGTGTCCGACGTCCTGAAGGAGGTGGAGGTGCAGGAGCCCCGCTTCATCAGCTCCCTCAACGAGATGGACAACCGCTACGAGGGGCTGGAGGTCATCTCACCCACGGAGTTTGAGGTGGTCCTCTACCTTAATCAGATGGGGGTCTTCAACTTTGTAGACGATGGTTCTCTGCCCGGCTGCGCGGTGCTGAAGCTCAGTGATGGCCGCAAGAGGAGCATGTCCCTCTGGGTGGAGTTCATCACGGCCTCTGGGTACTTGTCGGCCCGGAAAATCAGGTCCAGGTTCCAGACCCTTGTGGCCCAGGCCGTGGATAAGTGCAGCTACAGGGATGTAGTGAAGATGGTGGCTGATACCAGCGAGGTGAAGCTGAGGATCAGGGACAGATACGTGGTACAGATCACTCCAGCTTTTAAATGCACTGGCATCTGGCCCCGCAGCGCTGCCCACTGGCCCTTACCTCACATCCCCTGGCCTGGTCCTAACAGGGTGGCTGAGGTCAAGGCAGAGGGCTTTAACCTGCTGTCCAAGGAGTGCCATACCCTGGCCGGGAAGCAGAGCTCTGCGGAGAGTGACGCCTGGGTGCTGCAGTTTGCAGAAGCGGAGAACAGGCTGCAGCTGGGGGGTTGCAGGAAGAAATGCTTATCCGTGCTCAAGACCCTCCGGGACCGACACCTGGAACTGCCGGGACAGCCGCTCAACAACTACAACATGAAAACTCTGGTGTCCTATGAGTGCGAGAAGCACCCCAGGGAGTCGGACTGGGATGAATCGTGCCTGGGGGACCGGCTGAATGGCATCCTCCTACAGCTCATCTCCTGCCTGCAGTGCAGGAGGTGCCCGCATTACTTCCTGCCCACCCTGGACCTTTTCCAGGGCAAACCCCATTCCTCTCTGGAGAATGCGGCCAAACAGACCTGGAGGCTGGCCCGAGAGATCCTCACCAACCCCAAGAGCCTGGAGAAGCTCTGA